A DNA window from Candidatus Cloacimonadota bacterium contains the following coding sequences:
- the smpB gene encoding SsrA-binding protein SmpB translates to MKAIQNRRALHDYSIIQKFEAGIALKGTEIKSIRAGSINFKDSFAKIKDGECWLMNFHISPWEKAAFFNHEAERPRRLLLNRHEIKRIRIKTEEQGMTLVPLDIYINPQGRCKLTIALAKGKKTYDKRDVLQKKDLEREKERSLKRQ, encoded by the coding sequence GTGAAAGCTATACAAAACCGCCGAGCACTGCACGATTATTCCATTATCCAAAAGTTTGAAGCCGGAATTGCTCTGAAAGGTACCGAAATCAAATCCATCCGAGCTGGTAGCATTAACTTCAAAGATAGCTTCGCCAAAATTAAAGACGGTGAATGCTGGCTAATGAATTTCCATATCTCCCCCTGGGAAAAGGCGGCATTCTTCAACCACGAAGCTGAACGACCCCGCCGCTTGTTGCTGAACCGTCACGAAATTAAACGCATTAGAATAAAGACGGAAGAACAGGGCATGACATTGGTGCCTTTGGATATTTATATCAACCCACAAGGACGCTGCAAACTAACCATCGCTTTGGCGAAAGGAAAAAAGACCTACGATAAACGCGATGTGTTGCAGAAAAAGGATTTGGAGCGTGAAAAAGAGCGAAGTCTTAAACGCCAATAG
- the dnaA gene encoding chromosomal replication initiator protein DnaA has protein sequence MDQDIWQNVLDKLEQNINEQSFKTWFYETKLVDLSDNQLVVRVPTQFSANYLNQNYKKLLAEISFSLYGRSYDINFITHPYRADKGGIPDYSDKKVSLNAKLSERYNFEEFVVGRNNNFAYSAAKAVAESPGFTYNPLFIYGESGMGKTHLMQAVGNFVLKEGRNCSIYYTTSEAFTNEMIESIRSNKMPEFRSKFRKVDLLLVDDIHFLSRKEGTQEEFFHTFNALFDNRKQIVLTSDRPPKDIPDLEKRLVTRFESGLLADLKNPDFETRVAILRKKAEPENITLSDEVINFIADNITSSVRALEGSLIRILAYASYNKLNPEDIDAEIAHTILSDMISEVSRNISLDAITNHVCSTYQLSVEQLMDKSRKPNVAFPRQVAMYLANLLIPALSLKDIAEYFNRKDHTTVLHAKRLIENLFRDDETFRSSLELMIKNLSSGGAK, from the coding sequence ATGGATCAGGATATTTGGCAGAATGTATTGGATAAACTGGAACAGAACATCAACGAGCAAAGTTTTAAAACATGGTTTTACGAAACAAAACTGGTGGATTTAAGTGATAATCAACTTGTTGTGCGAGTTCCTACCCAATTCAGTGCTAATTACCTTAATCAAAACTACAAAAAGCTTTTAGCAGAGATATCATTCAGCTTATACGGTAGAAGTTACGATATTAATTTTATCACCCACCCCTATCGTGCAGATAAAGGTGGCATTCCGGATTATAGCGATAAGAAAGTAAGCCTAAATGCTAAATTGAGTGAACGTTACAACTTTGAAGAGTTTGTGGTAGGACGCAATAATAACTTTGCCTATTCGGCGGCAAAAGCAGTGGCAGAATCACCCGGATTTACTTATAATCCACTGTTTATATACGGCGAAAGCGGCATGGGTAAAACTCACCTAATGCAAGCGGTGGGTAATTTTGTACTCAAAGAAGGGCGCAATTGTAGCATCTATTATACTACCAGTGAAGCATTTACAAACGAGATGATCGAAAGTATCCGGTCAAATAAGATGCCGGAGTTTCGTTCCAAATTTCGCAAAGTGGATTTACTCTTGGTGGATGATATCCATTTTCTCTCGCGCAAAGAAGGCACTCAAGAAGAATTCTTCCACACTTTTAACGCCCTTTTTGACAATCGTAAACAGATTGTGCTAACCTCCGATCGACCACCAAAAGATATTCCTGATCTGGAAAAAAGACTTGTAACCAGATTTGAAAGCGGACTCCTGGCAGACCTTAAGAATCCAGATTTTGAAACCAGAGTGGCTATCTTAAGAAAAAAAGCCGAACCCGAAAACATTACTCTCTCAGATGAAGTTATCAATTTTATCGCCGATAATATCACATCATCGGTACGTGCCCTGGAAGGTTCACTTATTCGCATTCTTGCCTATGCTTCCTATAATAAACTAAATCCAGAAGATATCGATGCAGAAATAGCTCATACCATATTGTCAGATATGATTTCAGAAGTAAGCCGCAACATAAGCTTGGATGCAATTACAAATCATGTTTGCAGCACATATCAGCTTAGCGTAGAACAACTTATGGATAAAAGCAGAAAACCAAACGTAGCCTTTCCACGCCAAGTGGCAATGTATCTGGCAAATCTTTTGATTCCTGCATTATCATTAAAAGATATCGCCGAATACTTCAATCGTAAAGATCATACTACCGTACTTCATGCTAAGCGCTTGATAGAGAATCTGTTTCGCGATGATGAAACCTTCCGTTCTTCTTTGGAACTAATGATAAAAAACCTCAGTAGCGGTGGTGCAAAATGA
- a CDS encoding peptidylprolyl isomerase encodes MKLLPFILIFLSLILPACKAKENAEDILAEVNGEVLELDAFKASIDNGEWEKLSTQQRRQYVEDWVNLTLLAQAADLQKLNEDPAVKQRLDYAQKKVKANALIAKRLAQIDISENQLFSYFRVHQAEFQKPAVMYKVQRIGLPDKLTAENVLKQINQGMDFSTALRRYSIDSLRVNDGMMGFIESASEDSLFWMAVHVLQANQSTVVNKDNLWYVIRYTESKESDNEASFEEFRAEIRRKILLEKQEEVYRNLLREIKAQNNEIYYY; translated from the coding sequence ATGAAATTATTGCCATTCATCCTAATCTTCCTTTCTCTAATCTTGCCTGCTTGTAAGGCAAAGGAGAATGCTGAGGATATTTTGGCAGAAGTAAATGGTGAAGTATTGGAACTGGATGCCTTTAAAGCAAGCATCGACAATGGTGAATGGGAAAAGCTTTCCACCCAGCAACGGCGTCAATATGTGGAAGATTGGGTGAATCTTACCTTATTAGCTCAAGCTGCCGATTTACAAAAGCTAAACGAAGACCCAGCAGTGAAACAACGTTTGGATTATGCTCAAAAAAAAGTGAAGGCAAATGCTTTGATTGCAAAGCGTTTAGCGCAGATAGATATCTCTGAAAATCAGCTTTTCTCATATTTCCGTGTGCATCAGGCTGAATTTCAAAAGCCCGCAGTGATGTATAAGGTTCAACGTATAGGATTGCCGGATAAGCTTACTGCAGAAAACGTGTTAAAGCAGATAAATCAGGGAATGGATTTTAGTACTGCGCTCAGGCGTTATTCAATAGATTCTTTGCGTGTAAACGACGGCATGATGGGCTTCATTGAATCTGCATCTGAAGATTCCTTGTTTTGGATGGCCGTCCATGTATTGCAAGCAAATCAGAGCACAGTTGTAAATAAAGACAATTTGTGGTATGTAATTCGCTACACAGAAAGTAAGGAAAGTGATAATGAAGCCAGTTTTGAAGAGTTTCGGGCAGAGATCCGGCGCAAAATACTCTTGGAAAAGCAGGAAGAAGTGTATCGTAATCTCTTACGCGAGATAAAAGCTCAGAACAATGAAATATATTATTATTAA